The following is a genomic window from Verrucosispora sp. WMMD573.
CCACGTTGCAGCCGAGCGCGTCGTGCCCCTCGCGGTAGGCGCGCGCCGACACCGGCACCACCTCGCCGACCACCGCACGGGCCAGGTAGCGACCGCAGGAGACGACGGGGGAGACGTCTTCGATCGGGAACCGTCCGCTCACCGCCCCAACCTACTGCCCGAGATCCTCTCGCGCTCGGCTGACCGCAGTTGCTCCGTCGTTGATCCACTGATCCCCGCACTTTCGGGGATGGTGCTGCCTCCGCGCCGATCGACGCAGCACCATCCCCGTAGTTGCTCGTCGCCACGGCACCCTGGGTCGGTCGTCTTGCGTCCGAAGTTCTGAGGGCGTATCCGGCTGCTGACACGTATCGTTCGTATTACGTGATACGCGGAGGCGCCATGAGGCTCAACAGCAAGGGGCAGGTCACCATCCCGGCTGCGCTGCGCGCCCGGTACGGCCTGCACGAGGGCGACGAGGTCGACGTGATCGAGGACGGCGGTGCGCTCCGGATCGTCCGGGTGAGCGGCGCGGAGAGTCGAGGGCAGCGCCTGGTGCGACACATGCGCGGGCGCGGTGGCACGAAGCAGACCGCCGGCATGTCCACCGACGACCTCATGGAGTTGCTGCGTGGGGACTGATCGACTCCGCGCCGTCGCCCACCGGCCCGTTGACTCGGCCACGACCCTTGTCGACACGAACGTGCTGCTCGACATCCTCACCGACGACGCCCGGTGGTCGAACTGGTCCAGCGAGTCACTGGCCGAGGCACGGGATAACGGGGCCCTGGTGATCAACCCCATTGTGTACGCCGAGGTGTCGGTCCGTTTCGAGCGCATCGAGGACCTCGACGAGGCGCTGCCGGCCGGTGACTTCCTTCGGGAGGAACTCCCGTATGCGGCCGGTTTCCTCGCGGGTAAGGCGTACGCGAGTTACCGCGCGCAGGGCGGCACCAAGAGGTCGCCGATAGCCGACTTCTACATCGGGGCCCACGCGGCCGTGTGCGGATACCGTCTGCTCACCCGCGACGGGGCCCGGTACCGGACGTACTTCCCGAAGCTAAAGTTGATCAGCCCGGCCGGTTGATCGCGCTACTTCAGCAGGGAGCGGTAGAGGTCTAGGGTGCGGGCGGCTACGGCGTCCCAGGAGAAGTGTTCGACAGCGCGGTGCCGGCCGGCCCGGCCGAGCGCGGCGGCGCGTTCGGGTGCGGCCAGCAGCTCGTTGAGGCGGGCCGCCAGGTCGGCCTCGAAGCGCGCCGGGTCGACGGGCGTGCCGTCGAGGCCGGCCTGGTCGAG
Proteins encoded in this region:
- a CDS encoding AbrB/MazE/SpoVT family DNA-binding domain-containing protein, whose amino-acid sequence is MRLNSKGQVTIPAALRARYGLHEGDEVDVIEDGGALRIVRVSGAESRGQRLVRHMRGRGGTKQTAGMSTDDLMELLRGD
- a CDS encoding type II toxin-antitoxin system VapC family toxin, which codes for MGTDRLRAVAHRPVDSATTLVDTNVLLDILTDDARWSNWSSESLAEARDNGALVINPIVYAEVSVRFERIEDLDEALPAGDFLREELPYAAGFLAGKAYASYRAQGGTKRSPIADFYIGAHAAVCGYRLLTRDGARYRTYFPKLKLISPAG